The Lacrimispora xylanolytica genome has a segment encoding these proteins:
- the uvrA gene encoding excinuclease ABC subunit UvrA, which produces MAKQYIKIRGANEHNLKNVSVDIPRNELVVLTGLSGSGKSSLAFDTIYAEGQRRYMESLSSYARQFLGQMEKPDVENIEGLSPAISIDQKSTNRNPRSTVGTVTEIYDYLRLLYARVGIPHCPKCGREIRKQTVDQMVDQIMELPERTKIQLLAPVVRGRKGEHAKVLENSRKSGYVRVRIDGNLYELSEEIKLDKNIKHNIEVVVDRLAIREGIEKRLTDSIETVMDLADGLMIVDVIDGNPINFSQSFSCPDCGISIDEVEPRSFSFNNPFGACPDCFGLGYKMEFDEDLMIPDKSLSIDEGAITVLGWQSCTDKGSYTRAVLDALAKEYHFKLNTPFEDYPKEVHDILIHGTNGKEVKVYYKGQRGEGIYDVAFEGLVQNVARRYRETYSESSKAEYETFMRITPCPACGGMRLKKESLAVTVGDKNIYEATNMSIVRFREFFDQMNLTPMQRAIGDQILKEIRARVSFLIDVGLDYLTLSRATGTLSGGEAQRIRLATQIGSGLVGVAYILDEPSIGLHQRDNDKLLKTLLHLRDLGNSVIVVEHDEDTMMAADYIVDIGPGAGEHGGNVVAVGTAKQIMKNKNSVTGAYLSGRIKIPVPKERREPTGYLTVKGAQENNLKNIDVSFPLGVMTCVTGVSGSGKSSLVNEILYKALAKKLNRARTVPGKHKSLEGVDQLDKIIAIDQSPIGRTPRSNPATYTGVFDLIRDLFASTPDAKAKGYSKGRFSFNVKGGRCEACNGDGIIKIEMHFLPDVYVPCEVCNGKRYNRETLDVKYKGKNIYDVLDMTVEEAVKFFENVPSISRKISTLNDVGLSYIRLGQPSTELSGGEAQRIKLATELSKRGTGKTIYILDEPTTGLHFADVHKLIEILRKLSEGGNTVVVIEHNLEVIKTADYIIDIGPEGGDKGGTVIAKGTPEDVALCPDSYTGHYIKKYLE; this is translated from the coding sequence ATGGCAAAACAGTATATTAAGATAAGAGGTGCCAATGAGCACAATTTAAAAAACGTTTCCGTGGATATTCCAAGGAATGAGCTGGTAGTTTTAACGGGCTTAAGCGGTTCGGGAAAATCTTCCCTGGCTTTTGATACCATTTATGCAGAGGGACAGAGACGCTATATGGAGTCCCTTTCTTCTTATGCCAGACAGTTCTTGGGCCAGATGGAAAAACCGGATGTGGAGAACATTGAAGGTCTTTCGCCGGCCATTTCTATTGACCAGAAGTCTACCAACCGTAATCCACGTTCCACCGTAGGTACGGTAACGGAGATTTATGATTATTTACGACTTCTTTATGCAAGAGTAGGAATCCCTCATTGTCCGAAGTGTGGACGTGAGATTCGGAAACAGACCGTAGATCAGATGGTAGATCAGATTATGGAGCTGCCAGAGAGAACAAAGATTCAGCTTCTGGCTCCAGTGGTCCGCGGAAGAAAAGGCGAGCACGCAAAGGTACTGGAAAACTCCAGAAAAAGCGGTTACGTCAGAGTCCGAATTGATGGCAATCTCTATGAGCTGTCTGAAGAAATCAAGCTGGACAAGAACATAAAACATAACATAGAAGTCGTAGTAGATCGTCTGGCTATCCGGGAAGGCATAGAAAAGCGTCTGACCGATTCCATTGAGACTGTTATGGACTTGGCAGATGGCCTTATGATCGTAGACGTGATAGATGGGAATCCGATTAATTTCAGTCAGAGCTTTTCCTGCCCGGACTGCGGCATCAGCATTGACGAAGTTGAGCCAAGAAGCTTCTCCTTTAATAACCCATTTGGAGCCTGCCCGGACTGTTTTGGTCTTGGATATAAGATGGAGTTTGACGAAGATCTGATGATTCCGGACAAGAGCCTTAGCATTGATGAAGGAGCCATTACCGTTCTTGGCTGGCAGTCCTGTACCGATAAGGGAAGCTATACCCGTGCGGTCCTGGATGCGTTGGCAAAGGAGTATCATTTTAAGCTGAATACTCCCTTTGAGGATTATCCAAAAGAAGTACATGACATCCTGATCCATGGAACCAATGGAAAGGAAGTAAAAGTATATTATAAGGGACAGCGAGGAGAAGGCATCTACGACGTTGCCTTTGAGGGACTAGTACAGAATGTTGCCAGAAGATACCGGGAAACCTATTCTGAGTCCTCCAAAGCTGAGTATGAGACCTTTATGCGCATCACCCCATGTCCAGCCTGCGGCGGCATGAGACTGAAAAAAGAATCACTTGCCGTTACGGTAGGAGATAAAAATATTTACGAAGCCACCAATATGTCCATCGTCCGCTTCCGTGAGTTCTTTGACCAGATGAATCTGACTCCTATGCAGCGTGCCATTGGTGATCAGATATTAAAAGAAATCAGAGCAAGAGTTTCCTTCCTCATTGATGTTGGTCTTGATTATCTGACCTTAAGCCGTGCTACAGGAACCCTGTCCGGCGGAGAGGCCCAGAGAATCCGTCTGGCAACCCAGATTGGTTCCGGACTGGTTGGCGTTGCTTATATCTTAGATGAGCCGAGTATCGGTCTTCACCAGAGAGATAATGACAAGCTGTTAAAGACCCTTCTTCATCTGAGAGACCTTGGAAACAGCGTAATTGTGGTAGAACATGACGAAGACACCATGATGGCAGCCGATTACATTGTGGATATCGGTCCAGGTGCCGGAGAGCACGGTGGTAATGTTGTTGCAGTAGGAACTGCAAAGCAGATCATGAAGAATAAGAATTCAGTCACCGGAGCTTATTTAAGCGGTCGCATTAAGATTCCAGTACCCAAAGAGCGCAGAGAGCCAACCGGATATCTGACTGTAAAGGGAGCACAAGAGAATAATTTAAAAAACATTGATGTTTCTTTCCCTCTTGGAGTCATGACCTGTGTCACCGGTGTATCGGGTTCCGGTAAGAGTTCTCTTGTCAATGAGATTCTTTACAAAGCTCTGGCAAAGAAATTAAACCGGGCAAGAACTGTTCCAGGAAAGCATAAGTCCCTGGAGGGCGTGGATCAGCTTGATAAAATCATAGCCATCGATCAGTCCCCAATTGGAAGAACACCAAGATCTAACCCAGCCACCTATACAGGTGTATTTGACTTGATTCGTGACTTATTTGCCTCCACCCCTGATGCAAAGGCAAAGGGCTATTCCAAAGGCCGTTTCAGCTTTAACGTTAAAGGCGGACGCTGTGAAGCATGTAATGGTGATGGTATTATCAAGATAGAGATGCACTTTCTTCCTGATGTCTACGTCCCTTGTGAAGTATGTAATGGAAAGCGTTACAACCGAGAGACCTTAGATGTGAAATATAAGGGAAAAAACATTTATGATGTTCTTGATATGACCGTAGAAGAAGCCGTAAAGTTTTTTGAAAATGTACCGTCTATCTCAAGAAAAATATCAACTCTGAATGATGTAGGACTTTCCTATATCCGACTTGGACAGCCTTCCACAGAATTATCAGGCGGTGAAGCCCAGAGAATTAAACTGGCTACAGAATTAAGCAAGCGTGGAACGGGTAAGACCATCTACATTTTAGACGAGCCAACCACGGGACTTCATTTTGCTGATGTTCACAAGCTGATTGAGATTTTAAGAAAGCTTTCAGAGGGCGGCAATACGGTAGTTGTCATTGAACATAATCTGGAGGTCATTAAGACTGCGGACTACATCATTGACATTGGCCCTGAAGGAGGAGACAAGGGCGGTACCGTCATTGCTAAGGGCACACCAGAAGACGTGGCACTTTGTCCTGATTCCTACACCGGCCATTATATAAAGAAATATTTAGAATAA
- a CDS encoding GNAT family N-acetyltransferase → MRFEYTNSVSQDFILLCQELDESLNEQVGGEKNRSQYAQYNYLDDIKDVIVAYDNDLPVACASFKRYDEECAEVKRVYVRDEYRGKGISKKLMELIEVYAKEKGFQALILETGRPMTTAIHLYQGIGFETIPNYGQYKDMADSICMKKVL, encoded by the coding sequence TTGAGGTTTGAATATACGAATTCAGTCAGTCAGGATTTCATTTTACTGTGCCAGGAGCTGGATGAATCTTTAAATGAACAGGTTGGCGGAGAGAAGAACCGCTCTCAATATGCCCAGTACAATTATTTGGATGACATTAAAGATGTGATCGTGGCCTATGACAATGATTTACCCGTAGCATGTGCCAGCTTCAAACGGTATGATGAAGAATGTGCCGAGGTAAAGCGGGTTTATGTGCGTGATGAATATCGGGGTAAGGGAATATCTAAAAAGCTTATGGAACTGATTGAGGTCTATGCCAAAGAAAAAGGATTTCAAGCTCTGATACTGGAGACCGGCAGGCCAATGACCACGGCAATCCATTTATACCAGGGCATAGGGTTTGAGACCATTCCTAATTATGGGCAATATAAAGATATGGCTGATTCCATCTGCATGAAAAAGGTACTATAA
- a CDS encoding ATP-binding protein — translation MTNQKFEALSRILLNNWHYINRKTLSFHKEINFFTGHSGSGKSTVIDAMQILLYANTDGRGFFNKAAADDSDRNLIEYLRGMVNIGENNEFAYLRNQNFSTTIVLELERTDTEAFQCVGVVFDVETSTNEISRKFFWHKGPLWDNGYRTSDRAMTIEEITATLRSNYTKEEYFATSHNERFRRQLYDVYLGGLDSEKFPLLFKRAIPFRMNIKLEDFVKEYICMDQDIHIEDMQESVMQYGRMRKKIEDTSVEISILKELSDKYNRVQEFNDQIHKNMYFFRKAEIKDYQTRIQALTDKTGLAKEDLLRQEEQKTSLEGQVKDLTLQGEELLKRISSTGYEDLKNQWNATEELIGHLNKSAVKWSQTSDKLKEWVEEDTTANQTIWDIEAFGKKEADEETLIRLKRSIAEMQKETEETKKEAEGTLRDIRKKERQTSEELTQLKAGNKAYPKYLERARAYVQKRLLEETGKAVEVWVLADLLDIRDETWRNAVEGYMGNHKLSLVVSPAYAKTALEIYGELDRNEYYNVAVLDTEEASKHTSEVMEGALSEEVVVRETYLQPYIDLLLGRVVKCLTVEELRRCKVGVTPDCMLYHTFRLQHMNPDNYTKFAYIGKDSVRRRIRLLEKSLISMEEEKKPQEEVLKECQRILSMEALSEETSVYLEWQQDMNSLNQKEKEKKKLEQKLEKIKAQNVSEWEKEREAILILCDGKRAEQRALDKLIFECSGKIEGYQKEILELQSQLVEKTSSLEPEEELEEESRAYFETEEIPRYDRLKDRFYALSKKAEEARDDAFSILVSARGEYGRKYPNRNCSLTSKDNEEYDRLLELMECGNLEEYRKMAAEQAKSAVLHFKDDFMFKIRSAIRDAIQRKDELNRIISRLDFGKDKYQFVIGKNKGPDGRYYDMFMDDSLEVNPSQLTDAVDDQMNLFTMEHENQYGEIINDLINIFIPPDNATPEQMEEAKRNMDRYADYRTYLSFDMQQLVQNEDEVIKIRLSKMLKKNSGGEGQNPLYVALLASFAQAYRISQSPKVQRNPTIRLVVLDEAFSKMDAEKVASCIELIRGLGFQAIISATNDKIQNYVENVDKTFVFANPNKKSISIQEFERESFPELMQELDEDVES, via the coding sequence ATGACGAATCAGAAATTTGAGGCTCTTTCCAGGATCCTGTTAAACAACTGGCATTATATCAACCGGAAAACCTTATCCTTCCATAAAGAAATCAATTTCTTTACTGGTCATTCCGGCAGCGGAAAATCTACGGTCATCGATGCCATGCAGATTCTTCTATATGCCAATACCGATGGTCGGGGCTTCTTTAATAAGGCGGCTGCCGATGATTCCGACCGAAATCTCATTGAATATCTGCGGGGCATGGTGAACATTGGAGAGAACAATGAATTTGCCTACTTAAGAAACCAGAATTTCTCAACCACCATTGTGCTGGAGCTGGAGCGAACTGATACGGAGGCGTTCCAGTGCGTTGGCGTTGTTTTTGATGTAGAGACCTCCACCAATGAAATCTCCAGAAAATTCTTCTGGCACAAGGGTCCATTATGGGACAATGGATACCGGACGTCTGACCGGGCCATGACCATAGAGGAAATTACTGCAACCCTTCGTTCTAATTATACGAAGGAGGAGTATTTTGCAACGTCCCATAACGAGCGGTTTCGGAGACAGCTCTATGATGTATATTTAGGCGGCCTTGATTCAGAGAAATTTCCACTGCTCTTTAAACGGGCCATTCCATTTCGAATGAACATCAAGCTGGAGGACTTCGTAAAGGAATACATCTGCATGGACCAGGATATCCATATTGAGGATATGCAGGAAAGCGTCATGCAGTATGGCCGCATGCGGAAGAAAATCGAGGATACGTCGGTTGAGATCAGTATTCTAAAGGAACTATCGGATAAATACAATCGGGTCCAGGAGTTCAATGACCAGATTCATAAAAATATGTACTTTTTCCGGAAAGCGGAAATCAAGGACTACCAGACAAGAATCCAGGCTTTGACGGATAAAACTGGGCTTGCAAAGGAAGACCTCCTTCGTCAGGAAGAGCAAAAGACCAGCCTGGAAGGTCAGGTGAAAGATCTGACGCTGCAGGGAGAAGAGCTTCTTAAAAGAATCTCTTCCACCGGATATGAGGACTTAAAAAATCAGTGGAATGCGACAGAGGAACTGATCGGTCATTTAAACAAAAGTGCTGTCAAATGGTCCCAGACCTCGGATAAGCTGAAGGAATGGGTGGAAGAAGATACCACCGCAAACCAGACCATTTGGGATATCGAGGCATTTGGCAAAAAGGAAGCAGATGAGGAAACTCTCATCCGGTTAAAACGTTCCATTGCTGAAATGCAAAAAGAGACAGAAGAGACCAAAAAAGAAGCGGAAGGTACCTTACGTGATATCCGCAAAAAAGAGCGCCAGACAAGCGAAGAACTGACCCAGCTTAAAGCAGGCAATAAAGCCTACCCCAAATATTTAGAACGGGCCAGAGCCTATGTCCAGAAGCGCCTTTTAGAAGAGACGGGAAAAGCCGTAGAAGTGTGGGTTTTAGCAGACCTTCTGGATATCAGGGACGAAACCTGGAGAAATGCCGTTGAGGGCTACATGGGCAATCACAAGCTGTCTCTGGTGGTATCTCCGGCATATGCTAAGACAGCCCTTGAAATCTATGGGGAGCTAGATAGGAACGAATACTATAACGTGGCAGTTCTGGATACCGAGGAAGCGTCAAAGCATACCAGTGAGGTAATGGAAGGAGCGTTGTCCGAGGAGGTCGTGGTGCGTGAGACCTACTTACAGCCTTACATCGATCTTCTCCTGGGCCGCGTTGTAAAATGCCTGACCGTGGAGGAGCTTCGCCGCTGCAAGGTAGGAGTGACTCCAGACTGCATGCTGTATCACACCTTCCGGCTCCAGCATATGAATCCGGACAATTACACGAAATTTGCCTATATCGGCAAGGACAGCGTCCGCAGAAGAATCCGTTTGCTGGAAAAGAGCCTTATTTCCATGGAGGAAGAGAAAAAGCCTCAGGAAGAGGTCTTAAAAGAATGCCAGAGAATTCTTTCCATGGAAGCCTTATCAGAAGAAACAAGCGTTTATCTGGAATGGCAGCAGGATATGAACTCCTTAAATCAAAAGGAAAAAGAAAAAAAGAAGCTGGAACAGAAGCTTGAGAAAATAAAAGCCCAAAATGTCAGCGAGTGGGAAAAGGAGCGGGAAGCCATTTTAATACTGTGTGACGGAAAGCGGGCAGAGCAAAGAGCCTTAGATAAGCTGATCTTTGAATGCAGCGGTAAGATCGAAGGATATCAAAAAGAGATTCTGGAGCTTCAGTCACAGCTGGTGGAGAAGACAAGCAGCCTGGAACCAGAGGAAGAGCTGGAAGAGGAAAGCAGAGCGTATTTTGAGACAGAAGAAATCCCGAGATACGACCGGTTGAAGGACCGGTTCTATGCTCTGTCAAAGAAGGCAGAGGAAGCAAGGGATGATGCCTTTTCTATTCTTGTCTCTGCCAGAGGAGAGTATGGAAGGAAATATCCCAACAGAAACTGCTCTCTTACCTCAAAGGACAATGAAGAGTACGACAGACTACTGGAACTGATGGAATGCGGAAATCTGGAAGAGTATCGGAAAATGGCAGCAGAACAGGCAAAATCAGCCGTTCTTCATTTTAAAGACGATTTCATGTTCAAGATACGTAGTGCCATCCGGGATGCCATTCAGCGAAAGGATGAACTGAACCGGATCATCAGCCGTCTTGATTTCGGTAAGGATAAATACCAGTTTGTCATCGGTAAGAACAAAGGACCGGACGGCCGTTATTACGACATGTTCATGGATGACTCCCTGGAGGTGAATCCCTCTCAATTAACGGATGCTGTGGATGACCAGATGAACCTGTTCACCATGGAGCACGAAAATCAGTACGGAGAAATCATCAATGACCTTATTAATATCTTCATCCCGCCGGACAATGCCACCCCGGAGCAGATGGAGGAAGCCAAGAGAAATATGGACCGGTACGCAGATTACCGCACCTATCTGTCCTTTGACATGCAGCAGCTGGTGCAAAATGAAGATGAAGTCATTAAAATCCGCTTAAGTAAAATGCTTAAGAAAAACTCCGGCGGAGAGGGCCAGAACCCCCTTTATGTGGCACTTCTTGCAAGCTTTGCGCAGGCCTACCGCATCAGCCAGTCCCCAAAGGTGCAAAGAAATCCTACCATTCGCCTGGTGGTTCTTGACGAGGCATTTTCGAAAATGGACGCAGAAAAGGTAGCAAGCTGTATCGAGCTGATCCGTGGTCTTGGCTTTCAGGCAATTATCAGTGCCACCAACGATAAAATCCAGAATTACGTGGAAAATGTGGACAAAACCTTTGTTTTCGCCAATCCAAACAAGAAGTCCATATCCATACAGGAATTTGAACGGGAGAGCTTCCCGGAACTGATGCAGGAGCTTGATGAGGACGTGGAGAGCTAA
- a CDS encoding DUF4194 domain-containing protein encodes MTYEETAGAIGQIPYYDALSQEEKREVTDGLKILLRQTFVLEHKYDKRTERFAYNQEFRICNKHLEFIRSYLAVIGVSILENSQLGIIYIQGETTMGDKLPKLATLYLLVLKLIYDEQMAEVSTSVNVYTTLSDIHEKLGSYRLFKKQPAPTEIRRTIALLKKYQVLEPLDLLEDLEGDSRLIIYPCINVVLFGDDVRGLLESFEEGEDSDDESEI; translated from the coding sequence ATGACATACGAAGAGACTGCTGGCGCCATCGGCCAGATTCCATATTATGACGCTTTAAGCCAGGAGGAGAAAAGAGAAGTCACCGACGGCTTAAAAATACTCCTGCGTCAGACCTTTGTGCTGGAGCACAAGTACGATAAGCGGACCGAACGCTTTGCCTATAATCAGGAATTTCGAATCTGCAACAAGCATCTGGAATTTATCCGTTCCTATCTTGCCGTAATCGGTGTATCCATTCTGGAAAACAGCCAGCTTGGGATCATTTATATTCAGGGAGAAACGACCATGGGAGATAAGCTTCCAAAGCTTGCTACCCTATATCTTCTTGTTTTAAAGCTGATTTACGACGAACAGATGGCAGAGGTATCTACAAGCGTCAATGTTTATACCACATTAAGTGATATCCACGAGAAGCTTGGAAGCTACCGGCTCTTTAAAAAGCAGCCAGCTCCTACTGAAATCAGAAGGACCATAGCATTGTTAAAGAAATATCAGGTACTGGAACCCTTAGACCTTTTGGAAGACTTAGAAGGGGACAGCCGGCTGATCATCTACCCCTGTATCAATGTGGTACTTTTTGGTGACGACGTCAGGGGCCTGTTAGAATCATTTGAAGAAGGAGAGGACAGCGATGACGAATCAGAAATTTGA